The genomic stretch GCAAGAGCACTGTGAAGACTATTTCTTGCAGCGAACCCAAGGAGCTGATGTACAAGGGGAAAATAAGCGACATGGTCATTTACCATCGACACAATTCAGGGCGACTTTGCGCTCGGTAGAGGGTGAATAGTTGCGCACCCTCATAAAAGGAGACGAGCAAGTCCGAGTGAGAAGATGAACAGGACAAATATAGAAAAGAGACAGGTTGACCTTATCAGGGAGTCGATTTGTGTTTTTGCCAAAGCGGAGGAATGCAGAGATCTTTTCAAACACGGAGACCTCTCTTTTTCAACTGTCGAGGATTTTGTTGACGATAGAGGAAAGAGCTGTCTTTTCAGATTGAAGGAGATGTGCCATGACCTTTTCAGGAATTCCACCGAGGCGAGCTATAAGGAAAAACTCTACGATATAACGGTCGGATACGTCTTTCACGAGGCCATGAAGCTCCGAGAGAACCTTTATCAGATCGAATATTATAAACCGAAGCAGGACATGGATTCCGAAAAACTGACGAGCCTCGAAAAGAAAATCGTCCATGAGATCGAAATTCTCATAAATAAAGCGGAGAGGAGAACGAAAGAAGGCCTGAAGGAAATAAAGATCCTGTCGGGGGAACTAGTGGAACAGTTGAAGGATATAATAAGGCTTTACAAGGCCAACTATCTGGTGCCTCGATTTATCTTCGAGAACGAAAAAATGCTCGTCAGAATATTCGGAAAAAGAGGTTTTGAACGGCTTCTCAATGATATGTACAGGGACGGGCGATCACTCCTGATGTTCAAGGCGGCCCAGAGCTACCTTGAGAGCGAATACTACCAGGCGGCCCGCAGGCTGTTTCAGAAAGTCAGCCGCCTTGACAAAGACAATGAGCTGGCTTTCTTTTTATTCATGTACGCATCGGCTTTCCATTTTTTTTTCAAGAACCGGCTTTCGAAGGCCAAATCGTACGCAGAGAAGGCTTTGACCGTTTCCGGTGCTGCCGGCGATATGGAGTTCTACAGAAAATCACTAAACGGTCTGATCCGGGAGCTTTCAGGGGAAAGGAAATGAAAGGAGCATCACTGCGAGAGGAGGGTATAGATGCCCATTTTTGAATATAAATGCGAAAACTGCGGAAATGAATTTGAGCTTATCGTCTTCAAAGACGACACACCAGAATGTCCGTCATGCGGAGATAAGGAGCCGGTAAAAAAAATGTCTACTTTTGGATTTTCAGTTGGATACAAGTACAAATCATCTTCGGAAAATTCAGGATCAGGATGCGCAGGTTGCAGCTCGTCAAATTGTTCATCGTGTTCGTAGCGGCGCAGCCCTTCTGGCGAGGCGGTTTTGCAATTCCTGCTTTCCGAAAGAAGCCGGTGTTGTTGCAGTGACTCTTGTCCATAAAGTCAAAAAGATAATTGAGAAAGAGAAGCTTATTGAGCCTGGAGAACGGGTGCTTGTCGGCTTGTCGGGTGGAATAGATTCTACCGTCATGCTCTATCTGTTATTCCGCATAAGTGAGGACCTATCGTTCGATCTCGGCGTAGCCCACATCAATCATCTCCTGCGAGGGGAGGAGTCTGAAAGGGACGAGGAATTTGTGAGAAACCTTGCCGAGAGTCTCTCTTTGGCCTGTCATGTCGGAAGGATTGATGTGAAAAGGGAGGCAGGGGAAGCGGGTAAGTCTCTACAGCATGCGGGCAGAGACGCGAGATACGGGTTTTTCAGGGAGACGGCCGCAGAACAGGGCTATCAAAAGATTGCTGTCGCCCATACCCTTGACGACCAGGTGGAGACATTCGTTATGAGAATGCTAAAGGGTACCGGACTTAGGGGACTTTCAGCGATCCCGGTCAAGAGAGACAATATAGTCAGGCCTCTTCTCACAGCGACAAGGGCGCAGATAGAAGAGTATGGGCGCATGTATAATGTCTCTTTCGTTCACGATTCCTCAAACGAAAAGACGGTCTATGAAAGAAATTTCGTAAGAAAACGGATAATCCCTTTGATGGAAGAGTTGAATCCAGCGTTCAGGGAGAAGGTTTCTTTCCTCCTTAATGATCTTATCGCAGTGAATCGGATGTTCGACGCGAGAGCACATGATTTTATGAAGACCCGTATTTCGTGGGACGATGAAACCGCTTCCCTGGGGGTGGAGGCTCTGAAAGGACTTGATGAAGAGACAAGATTCAGAGTGATGGCGCACCTCCTTGATCAACTGGAGCCGGGATTTATCGCCTTGCGAGAGCATATGCGCCAGATAAATAACGTCCTAATGGGTCTGGGACCCAATTTGGCAGCAGAACTGCCCCATGGCTTTAGGGTAAAGAAGACTTACGATAGGCTGACAATCACCAAATTGAACCCTCAGTCACCTTCGATGGACATCCTCCCTGTGATGGAGGGTTCGAACAGACTGGATCCGTTCAATATTACCCTCATGATAGAATCTTTGAGGGAATTAGGCGAGACCCCGCTCGTATTTCTCGACCCTCTCACCGTCCTTTTCGATGAGGATAAACTTGGGATGTTGAAGGTGAGGTCCTTTCGTGAAGGGGACAGATTTGTCCCCTTAGGCATGAAAGCGTTGGTCAAACTGAAAGATTTCTTCATCTCCCAAAAGATTCCCCGGGAGAAGAGAAGGCATATCCCTCTCCTTCTATCGGACGATCACATAATATGGGTCGTAGGCCACAGGATGGACGACCGATTTAAGGTGACGGGGGATACCTTACGTAAAATAAGGATTCACGCGGACCCTATTTTATCGTCCTGATCTTATATTCAGGAAGGAATTTTCCTGATGCACCGGTTTTGTCTGTTAACCTCGTACATATTTTGATTGACAACGCAGCACGTGATGTTGTAGAGAATATCGCTAAGAATTTTGACCGGAAGTTGTGATTGATGGCCAGAGGCGGTTCCGTGGTATACACCACCGTTTAGCGACGGCGCACTAAGCGCCGGACAGTGGTTTCCGGACCAGACCTGCATTGAAGGTGTTTTCGGCGTGTCCGTCTCACCGATGCAGAGTATCTGGTTACATGATTCTGACGGTTGGTAGAAAGTTATCCGAAAATGATGTGAGAAATACGGCCCGATAAATCTATGAGCTTAAGGAGAGGCGGGAATATGCAGCACGAAAAGCCGGGGATAGACAATACCGAGGCTACAATTGAAGCTGCCCTCCAGTGCGGAAAGGCGTACGGGATCAGGAATATTGTGATTGCATCGACCACGGGATTCAGCGCTTTGGCCATTCGTGACAAAGCCGCAGCCGAGGAGTTTGATATTACGGTGGTAACTCACAATACGGGCTTCGGCGAAGAAGGCAACCAGACTTTCCCTCCTGAAATCAAAGAAGTGTTGTCGAAATCTGGCATAAAGGTGCTGACTGGAACGATGGTGCTGAGGAACTTGGGGACTGCGATCCGTGGATTGACGGGATATTCTGAGCAGGACCTCATTGCAAATACTCTCCGCATGTTTTCCCAAGGAATAAAGGTCTGCGTGGAAATCGTCGCCATGGCGGCGGATGGAGGATTCATACCTTTCGATGACGTCATAGCCGTAGCAGGAACGGGGAAGGGAGCCGACACTGCATGTATCATAAAGGCGAACTCTTCGAACCGATTTTTTCACATCAAGGTCAAGGAAATAATTATTAAACCAAGGGAGTTCTAATATGCTATCAAAAAGAGCCCAGGCGTTAAAACCGTCACCGACCCTCGCAATTTCAGCCAAGGAAAAGACCTTGAAAGCGCAGGGGATAGATATTGCGGGATTTGGAGCAGGCGAACCTGATTTCGATACCCCAGAACATATCAAGAAAGCTGCGATTGATGCGATCAACGAAGGATTTACCAAGTATACCCCGGTGGGTGGTATTGATACTCTGAAAGACGCGATTATCGAAAAGTTCAGAAAAGATAACGGCCTTGAATATGAGCGAGGAGAGATTCTTGTTTCATGCGGAGGGAAACATTCCCTCTTTAACCTTTTCCAGGCGATTTTTGAAGAAGGTGATGAAGTGTTGATACCTTCCCCCTACTGGGTTTCCTACCCTCCCATGGTAGAGCTCGCAGGGGCGAAACCAGTCATCATGGAGACTCAGGAGAACGAAGACTATCAGATCACCGTTGATTTACTGAAGCGACACCTGACGGCTAAGACGAAAGCTATAGTCCTGAACTATCCCTCGAACCCTGTAGGGTCCGTATATTCTCTCAAAAACCTTGAAGAGATAGGAAGGATGGCGGTGGAGAGAGGTTTCTACATCATATCGGATGAGATTTACGAAAAGCTGACCTATGATGAATATACCCATACGAGCATTGCTTCTCTCGACAAGGCTTTCAAAGAGAAGACTATCATCGCCCACGGAGTCTCGAAGACGTACTCAATGACGGGGTGGCGTATTGGTTTTACTGCCGGACCCGTTGAAGTGATCGGAGCCATGTCGAACATACAGAGTCAGAGCACATCTAATCCCACTTCCATTTCTCAGAAAGCGGTAATAGCAGCTCTCGCTGGTCCTCAGGAGAGCATTGCCATGATGCTCGAACAATTCAAGAAGAGGAGAGATTTCCTAGTATCAAGTTTTGTCGGCATTGAAGGTATTACCTGCT from Syntrophobacterales bacterium encodes the following:
- a CDS encoding zinc ribbon domain-containing protein translates to MPIFEYKCENCGNEFELIVFKDDTPECPSCGDKEPVKKMSTFGFSVGYKYKSSSENSGSGCAGCSSSNCSSCS
- the tilS gene encoding tRNA lysidine(34) synthetase TilS, with protein sequence MDTSTNHLRKIQDQDAQVAARQIVHRVRSGAALLARRFCNSCFPKEAGVVAVTLVHKVKKIIEKEKLIEPGERVLVGLSGGIDSTVMLYLLFRISEDLSFDLGVAHINHLLRGEESERDEEFVRNLAESLSLACHVGRIDVKREAGEAGKSLQHAGRDARYGFFRETAAEQGYQKIAVAHTLDDQVETFVMRMLKGTGLRGLSAIPVKRDNIVRPLLTATRAQIEEYGRMYNVSFVHDSSNEKTVYERNFVRKRIIPLMEELNPAFREKVSFLLNDLIAVNRMFDARAHDFMKTRISWDDETASLGVEALKGLDEETRFRVMAHLLDQLEPGFIALREHMRQINNVLMGLGPNLAAELPHGFRVKKTYDRLTITKLNPQSPSMDILPVMEGSNRLDPFNITLMIESLRELGETPLVFLDPLTVLFDEDKLGMLKVRSFREGDRFVPLGMKALVKLKDFFISQKIPREKRRHIPLLLSDDHIIWVVGHRMDDRFKVTGDTLRKIRIHADPILSS
- a CDS encoding pyridoxal phosphate-dependent aminotransferase, which produces MLSKRAQALKPSPTLAISAKEKTLKAQGIDIAGFGAGEPDFDTPEHIKKAAIDAINEGFTKYTPVGGIDTLKDAIIEKFRKDNGLEYERGEILVSCGGKHSLFNLFQAIFEEGDEVLIPSPYWVSYPPMVELAGAKPVIMETQENEDYQITVDLLKRHLTAKTKAIVLNYPSNPVGSVYSLKNLEEIGRMAVERGFYIISDEIYEKLTYDEYTHTSIASLDKAFKEKTIIAHGVSKTYSMTGWRIGFTAGPVEVIGAMSNIQSQSTSNPTSISQKAVIAALAGPQESIAMMLEQFKKRRDFLVSSFVGIEGITCYNPKGAFYVFPNFTSVLGRTYKGKKIDTSTALTGLLLEEFHTAVVPGIEFGKEGYLRLSFATSMEVIKKGFDRIKKAIGSLE